A region of Candidatus Defluviilinea gracilis DNA encodes the following proteins:
- the rplD gene encoding 50S ribosomal protein L4, whose protein sequence is MKVDVFNLEGKKIREVELPSAIFEAPINVDLMHQAYQRQLANARLGTHDTKVRGEVVGGGAKPWKQKGTGRARQGSRRAAQWVGGGRIHTPHPRSYEQRMPKKMRQAALRSALSVKAKEAGVVVVDELTISEPKTKVMALALNNLVGDKSALVVLPQKDQSYEVAMRTIGNLDDAKVLLAGYLNIRDLFTYDKLVLPVTAIDALTANLG, encoded by the coding sequence ATGAAAGTAGATGTTTTCAACCTCGAAGGTAAGAAGATTCGCGAAGTGGAACTTCCCTCTGCGATCTTTGAAGCCCCTATTAATGTAGATTTGATGCACCAGGCATACCAGCGCCAGCTGGCAAATGCGCGCCTTGGCACGCACGATACCAAGGTCCGCGGCGAAGTTGTCGGTGGCGGCGCAAAACCTTGGAAACAAAAGGGAACGGGCCGCGCCCGCCAAGGTTCGCGCCGCGCCGCCCAGTGGGTGGGAGGCGGTCGCATCCATACCCCGCATCCGCGCAGTTACGAACAGCGTATGCCCAAGAAAATGAGACAAGCCGCGTTGCGCTCCGCCCTTTCTGTAAAGGCAAAGGAGGCAGGCGTGGTTGTTGTGGATGAACTGACCATTTCCGAACCGAAGACCAAAGTAATGGCGCTCGCGTTGAACAATCTTGTAGGCGATAAGTCTGCCCTGGTTGTTCTACCGCAAAAAGACCAATCCTATGAAGTTGCCATGCGAACGATTGGCAATCTCGACGATGCCAAAGTGTTGCTCGCTGGTTACCTGAATATCCGCGATCTGTTCACCTATGACAAACTCGTGTTGCCTGTGACGGCAATCGATGCCCTGACCGCGAATCTAGGATAG
- the rpsQ gene encoding 30S ribosomal protein S17, protein MNNRRRVTGVVTSNKMTKTVVVEVKRVFRHPLYRKVVHSSKRFKAHDEIGCQVGDQVELVESKPLSRTKRWVVESIVKREVRTADTGVADLKAEE, encoded by the coding sequence ATGAACAATCGTCGTCGCGTGACTGGTGTGGTTACCAGCAACAAGATGACCAAGACGGTTGTGGTCGAGGTGAAGCGGGTTTTCCGTCATCCCTTGTATCGCAAGGTCGTCCATTCGAGCAAGCGCTTCAAAGCGCATGATGAGATCGGTTGCCAGGTGGGCGACCAGGTCGAATTGGTCGAATCCAAGCCATTGTCTCGGACAAAACGCTGGGTGGTTGAATCCATTGTCAAGCGCGAAGTGCGCACCGCAGATACCGGCGTTGCAGACTTAAAGGCGGAGGAATAA
- the fusA gene encoding elongation factor G: protein MAREYPLEKYRNIGIIAHIDAGKTTTTERIMFYTGKTHRIGSVDDGTTVTDWMVQERERGITIVSAAVSAEWKGYQFNLIDTPGHIDFTAEVQRSLRVLDGGVVVFDAVQGVEPQSETVWRQADRYSVPRICFVNKMDRVGASYERTIDTIIDRLGANPIAMQIPIGFEATFKGAIDLLSMQAVIWEDDLGKEPKITDIPAEMQKDAEQARAKMVEKIAELDDELTMKYLEGQEISIDELKAALRKGVLAVKAAPVFCGSSLKNKGVQVLLDAVVDYLPSPADKPIVTVSVPDEPENTFEIPAQDGSPLSALVFKIVTDPYVGRLAYVRVYSGVVSQGQTVQNTTKRGKKERIGRLIRMHADRREDVTEIRAGDIGAVLGFKESFTGDTLCDTKALVLETISFPEPVISIAVEPKSSSDQEKMGEALRKLAEEDPTLHVNSDEDSGQTILRGMGELHLDIIVDRLLREFRVQANVGAPRVAFRESITKVVKEVDYKYAKQSGGKGQYGHVVFSLEPGERGSGIVFENKIVGGAIPKEYINPIEKGIKEAADGGVLAGYPVVDIKVTLFDGSFHEVDSSEMAFKMAAILGFKEGVQRGNAILLEPMMKVEVVVPEEYLGDVMGQINSRRGMIQGMEVRLGNAQAVRAMVPLAEMFGYATQLRSATQGRGVFNMEFDHYAPVAKSVAEEILKA from the coding sequence ATGGCTCGCGAGTATCCGCTTGAGAAATATCGAAATATAGGGATCATTGCCCACATTGACGCCGGGAAAACAACCACGACCGAGCGGATCATGTTCTATACCGGCAAGACTCACCGAATTGGTTCCGTTGACGATGGAACCACGGTGACCGACTGGATGGTGCAGGAACGCGAACGCGGAATTACGATCGTGTCTGCGGCTGTTTCTGCTGAATGGAAAGGCTATCAGTTCAACTTGATCGATACGCCGGGACATATTGACTTCACCGCTGAAGTTCAGCGTTCACTACGCGTCTTGGACGGGGGGGTGGTGGTCTTCGATGCGGTACAAGGCGTCGAGCCCCAAAGTGAAACCGTTTGGCGTCAGGCGGACCGCTACAGCGTGCCGCGGATCTGTTTCGTTAATAAGATGGATCGTGTCGGGGCTTCATATGAGCGCACCATTGACACCATCATTGATCGTCTTGGCGCCAACCCCATCGCAATGCAGATCCCTATCGGATTTGAGGCGACATTCAAAGGCGCCATTGATCTTCTTTCGATGCAAGCAGTCATTTGGGAAGACGATCTCGGTAAAGAGCCAAAAATAACGGATATTCCGGCGGAAATGCAAAAAGACGCCGAGCAAGCCCGCGCAAAAATGGTGGAGAAGATCGCGGAACTCGACGATGAACTGACAATGAAATACCTTGAAGGTCAGGAAATCAGCATTGACGAACTCAAAGCCGCCTTGCGTAAAGGCGTGCTTGCCGTCAAAGCCGCGCCTGTTTTCTGCGGTTCTTCATTAAAGAATAAAGGCGTTCAGGTTCTACTGGATGCCGTAGTTGATTATCTTCCCTCCCCGGCTGATAAGCCGATCGTAACCGTATCGGTTCCCGATGAGCCGGAAAACACTTTTGAGATACCCGCGCAGGATGGTAGCCCGTTGAGCGCGCTGGTATTCAAGATCGTTACCGATCCCTATGTGGGGCGCTTGGCTTATGTTCGTGTGTACTCCGGCGTTGTCAGCCAGGGGCAAACTGTTCAAAACACAACCAAGCGAGGCAAGAAAGAACGTATCGGTCGTTTGATCCGTATGCACGCCGATCGCCGCGAAGATGTGACCGAAATCCGCGCTGGGGATATTGGCGCAGTTCTAGGCTTCAAAGAAAGCTTTACCGGCGATACGCTGTGCGACACGAAAGCCCTCGTTCTTGAAACCATCTCCTTCCCTGAGCCGGTGATTTCGATTGCTGTCGAGCCGAAAAGTTCCTCCGATCAAGAAAAAATGGGAGAAGCTCTTCGTAAACTGGCGGAAGAAGACCCAACACTCCACGTAAATTCGGATGAAGATTCCGGCCAGACTATTCTGCGCGGCATGGGCGAGTTGCATCTCGATATTATTGTAGACCGCCTCCTCCGCGAGTTTAGAGTTCAGGCAAATGTCGGCGCGCCCCGCGTGGCGTTCCGCGAGTCCATCACCAAAGTCGTCAAGGAAGTGGATTACAAATACGCGAAGCAATCCGGTGGTAAAGGTCAATACGGGCATGTCGTATTTTCCCTTGAGCCGGGTGAGCGTGGCAGCGGAATTGTCTTTGAAAATAAGATCGTTGGCGGCGCCATTCCGAAAGAATACATTAACCCGATTGAAAAAGGAATCAAAGAAGCGGCGGATGGCGGCGTGCTTGCCGGTTATCCCGTTGTAGACATCAAAGTGACGTTGTTCGACGGTTCCTTCCACGAAGTCGACTCAAGCGAAATGGCGTTCAAGATGGCGGCGATTTTGGGTTTCAAAGAAGGCGTGCAAAGAGGCAATGCTATTTTGCTCGAGCCGATGATGAAGGTTGAAGTTGTCGTGCCGGAAGAATACCTTGGCGATGTGATGGGACAGATTAATAGCCGCCGAGGGATGATCCAAGGCATGGAAGTCCGTTTGGGCAATGCGCAAGCGGTGCGCGCTATGGTCCCGTTGGCTGAAATGTTCGGCTATGCCACACAACTCCGTTCTGCCACCCAGGGGCGTGGCGTGTTCAATATGGAATTCGATCACTATGCGCCGGTTGCAAAATCGGTCGCGGAAGAAATTTTGAAAGCTTAA
- the rplC gene encoding 50S ribosomal protein L3, with protein sequence MLKGLIGRKIGMTQIFDEKGVAYPVTIIEAGPCYVTQVRTQDRDGYAAVQVGFEELHPKKLSAGALGHLKSNDLPPLRFLREFRSKEAASVGDKLTVDVFKVGEKVDVIGTSKGKGFAGAVKRHHFGGGKKTHGQSDRHRAPGSRSSGTTPGRVFKNARGAGHMGSDRVTVSAMKVIMVDTERNLLGIHGAVPGGKGGVVMIKEARKQ encoded by the coding sequence ATGTTAAAAGGGCTTATTGGACGGAAGATCGGCATGACCCAGATCTTCGATGAGAAAGGCGTCGCGTATCCTGTGACGATCATCGAAGCTGGGCCATGTTACGTTACGCAGGTCCGCACACAGGATCGGGATGGGTATGCGGCTGTTCAAGTTGGGTTTGAAGAACTTCACCCTAAAAAATTGTCGGCAGGCGCGCTTGGGCATTTGAAGTCGAATGACCTGCCGCCGCTTCGCTTTCTGCGCGAGTTTCGCTCGAAGGAAGCCGCCAGCGTTGGCGACAAACTGACAGTGGATGTTTTCAAAGTCGGCGAAAAAGTAGATGTGATCGGCACAAGCAAAGGCAAAGGATTTGCCGGCGCAGTCAAACGCCATCACTTCGGCGGCGGCAAGAAGACGCACGGTCAATCTGACCGCCATCGCGCTCCCGGTTCGCGTTCATCGGGAACCACCCCCGGGCGCGTGTTCAAAAATGCGCGCGGCGCCGGTCATATGGGGAGTGACCGCGTTACCGTCTCTGCCATGAAAGTGATCATGGTGGATACGGAACGCAACCTGCTTGGCATTCACGGCGCTGTGCCCGGAGGCAAAGGCGGCGTGGTGATGATCAAAGAGGCGCGCAAGCAGTAG
- the rpmC gene encoding 50S ribosomal protein L29 — translation MKAVKAKDLRNDQPGQIEGKLTDARDELMKLRFQQVTGQLTDTSRVRILRRHIARMLTILREQKAAEPKEGEA, via the coding sequence ATGAAGGCTGTAAAAGCGAAAGATTTGCGTAACGACCAGCCCGGCCAGATCGAAGGCAAACTGACGGATGCGCGCGACGAGCTAATGAAATTGCGGTTCCAGCAGGTAACTGGCCAATTAACCGACACCAGCCGCGTGCGAATCCTGCGCCGCCACATTGCCCGCATGTTGACTATTTTACGCGAGCAAAAAGCCGCGGAACCCAAGGAAGGTGAAGCATGA
- the rplP gene encoding 50S ribosomal protein L16, translated as MLMPKRVKWRKQMRGRMRGKALRGAEVSFGEFGLQALEPGWVTARQIEAARRTIVREMKRRGKVWIRIFPAKPFTHKPPETRMGSGKGNVEYYVAVVKPGRIMFEVGGLDSATAVQALKNAQYKFSIKTKVVARHEGEQA; from the coding sequence ATGTTGATGCCAAAACGTGTAAAGTGGCGCAAGCAAATGCGCGGTCGTATGCGAGGGAAAGCCCTGCGCGGCGCGGAAGTCAGTTTCGGCGAGTTCGGCTTACAGGCGCTTGAGCCCGGTTGGGTCACAGCGCGACAGATCGAAGCCGCGCGCCGCACCATCGTCCGCGAGATGAAACGTCGTGGAAAAGTCTGGATTCGCATCTTCCCAGCGAAGCCGTTCACACACAAGCCGCCCGAAACCCGCATGGGTTCCGGTAAAGGGAACGTTGAATATTATGTGGCGGTTGTCAAGCCTGGCCGTATTATGTTCGAAGTGGGCGGTCTGGATTCTGCCACAGCGGTGCAAGCGCTTAAGAATGCGCAATATAAATTCTCGATCAAGACCAAGGTCGTTGCGCGGCACGAAGGAGAGCAGGCATGA
- the rplB gene encoding 50S ribosomal protein L2 produces MPVKKYKPVTPGTRGMTGYTFDEITKSKPERSLLVPLRKSGGRNAYGRVTVRHRGGGHRRFIRLVDFKRDKRGIPAKVAAIEYDPNRTARLALLHYIDGEKRYIIAPLDLKVGDTVMAGAGAEIRSGNSLPISNIPVGTLIHNIEVQDGRGGQLVRSAGGAAQLLAKEGDFAQVRMPSGEVRLIRQTCYATIGQVGNLDHGNVKLGKAGRKRHRGIRPAVRGSAMTPRDHPHGGGEGRQSIGLPGPKSPWGKPTLGYKTRRNKKTNQYIVRRRSKTSR; encoded by the coding sequence ATGCCAGTCAAAAAGTATAAACCCGTAACACCGGGCACCCGCGGGATGACCGGTTACACATTTGACGAGATTACCAAGTCCAAGCCGGAACGCTCGTTATTAGTTCCGCTTCGTAAAAGCGGCGGAAGAAACGCCTACGGCCGCGTGACCGTTCGCCATCGCGGCGGTGGACATCGCCGTTTCATCCGCTTGGTGGATTTTAAACGCGATAAGCGCGGCATTCCCGCCAAGGTGGCGGCGATCGAGTACGATCCCAACCGCACGGCGCGCCTTGCCCTGTTGCATTACATAGATGGCGAAAAACGTTACATTATTGCCCCGCTCGATCTCAAGGTCGGCGATACAGTCATGGCTGGCGCAGGAGCCGAAATCCGTTCCGGCAATTCGCTTCCGATTTCAAATATCCCCGTCGGCACGCTTATCCATAACATCGAAGTCCAGGATGGACGCGGCGGCCAGTTGGTTCGTTCCGCAGGCGGCGCGGCGCAATTACTTGCCAAAGAAGGCGATTTTGCGCAAGTGCGTATGCCATCTGGTGAAGTGCGCTTGATCCGCCAGACTTGTTATGCAACGATCGGTCAGGTTGGCAATCTCGATCACGGCAATGTCAAACTTGGAAAAGCGGGTCGCAAACGCCATAGAGGCATCCGCCCGGCAGTGCGAGGTTCGGCTATGACCCCGCGCGACCATCCCCATGGCGGTGGTGAAGGACGCCAGTCCATTGGTTTACCCGGACCGAAGAGTCCGTGGGGCAAGCCCACCCTGGGTTACAAGACCCGCCGTAACAAGAAGACGAATCAGTATATCGTGCGCCGTCGCTCCAAGACGAGCCGCTAA
- the rplE gene encoding 50S ribosomal protein L5, whose protein sequence is MNRLQEKYNSDVVPALRKSFEFKNIMQVPRVDKVVVNIGMGEAMDNPKALEAAVNDLTIITGQKPIMTKARKSIANFKLREGRLIGTKVTLRGDKMWAFLDRLMTTALPRVRDFRGVSPNAFDGRGNYTLGLRDQLIFPEIEYDKIDKLRGMEVTIVTTANNDNQARAMLQLLGMPFSKKEA, encoded by the coding sequence ATGAATAGATTACAAGAAAAATACAACAGCGACGTTGTTCCCGCACTGCGCAAGTCGTTCGAATTCAAGAACATCATGCAAGTGCCGCGTGTGGATAAGGTCGTGGTAAACATCGGCATGGGCGAGGCAATGGACAACCCCAAAGCCCTCGAAGCCGCCGTCAACGACCTGACAATCATCACCGGGCAAAAACCGATCATGACCAAGGCGCGCAAAAGCATTGCGAACTTCAAACTGCGCGAAGGGCGCCTGATCGGCACCAAGGTTACCTTGCGCGGCGACAAGATGTGGGCGTTCCTCGATCGCTTGATGACAACGGCTCTGCCGCGCGTGCGCGATTTCCGCGGCGTGTCGCCCAACGCCTTCGATGGACGCGGCAATTACACCCTGGGCTTGCGCGACCAGCTGATCTTCCCGGAGATCGAATACGACAAAATCGACAAACTGCGCGGGATGGAAGTCACCATCGTGACCACCGCGAATAATGATAACCAGGCGCGTGCCATGTTGCAATTGCTTGGAATGCCGTTTAGCAAGAAGGAAGCATAA
- the rpsC gene encoding 30S ribosomal protein S3, giving the protein MGRKVHPIGMRLGINQGWQGRWFAEGAEYRQHLHQDFAIRNLLLGIPSKGGAAKSTEVRKLRKDLPDTVKNRKAGISRVEVERYPGKIKVSIHTAKPGILIGRKGEGVKKIRAGLEALVGKKVDLDIKEIGSPDTDAMLVAHNIADQLERRIAYRRAMKRAIQQAMKQGAEGIKIMVGGRLGGAEMSRDVWLREGRVPLQTLRSNVDFAISEATTTYGQIGVKVWIYKGEAKPEVEEKVEATEGVYVSQ; this is encoded by the coding sequence ATGGGTCGTAAAGTTCATCCGATTGGAATGCGGCTTGGAATCAATCAGGGTTGGCAGGGGCGCTGGTTCGCTGAAGGCGCCGAATATCGTCAGCACCTGCACCAGGATTTTGCCATTCGCAATCTTTTGCTCGGAATTCCTTCAAAAGGCGGCGCCGCCAAAAGCACAGAAGTCCGTAAATTGCGCAAAGACCTGCCCGACACTGTGAAGAACCGCAAAGCAGGCATCTCCCGGGTGGAAGTAGAACGCTATCCCGGCAAGATCAAGGTTTCGATTCACACCGCCAAGCCCGGTATTTTGATCGGGCGCAAAGGCGAAGGCGTGAAAAAGATCCGCGCGGGGCTGGAAGCGCTGGTTGGGAAAAAGGTCGACCTCGATATCAAAGAGATCGGCTCGCCCGATACCGACGCGATGCTGGTTGCGCACAATATTGCCGACCAACTCGAACGTCGTATCGCTTATCGCCGCGCCATGAAGCGCGCCATTCAGCAAGCCATGAAGCAGGGCGCCGAGGGCATCAAGATCATGGTCGGCGGTCGCTTGGGCGGCGCGGAAATGTCGCGCGATGTCTGGTTGCGCGAGGGACGCGTCCCATTGCAAACCCTGCGTTCGAATGTGGATTTCGCCATCTCTGAGGCGACCACCACATACGGTCAGATCGGTGTAAAAGTCTGGATCTACAAGGGCGAAGCGAAGCCCGAAGTGGAAGAAAAGGTTGAGGCGACTGAAGGCGTGTACGTCAGCCAGTAG
- the rplX gene encoding 50S ribosomal protein L24 translates to MKVKIRKGDTVQVISGRLEDKGKRGEVINVILDTRRVIVQGVNIRTKHQRQVQTQSNRNINPGRIHFEGPIHISNVMLVCPTCKEPTRVGVKRDEDGVHRICKNKECQAIIA, encoded by the coding sequence ATGAAAGTCAAGATTCGCAAAGGCGACACCGTGCAAGTCATCAGCGGGCGCCTCGAAGATAAAGGCAAGCGCGGCGAAGTCATCAACGTGATCCTCGATACGCGCCGCGTGATCGTGCAGGGTGTCAACATCCGCACCAAACACCAGCGGCAAGTGCAGACACAGTCGAACCGCAACATCAACCCCGGGCGGATTCACTTCGAAGGACCGATTCACATCTCAAACGTGATGCTGGTCTGCCCGACGTGCAAGGAACCCACACGGGTCGGCGTCAAACGCGACGAGGATGGCGTGCACCGCATCTGCAAGAACAAAGAATGCCAGGCGATCATCGCCTAG
- a CDS encoding type Z 30S ribosomal protein S14 has translation MAKKCMQYRESRRAHQSQVRNRCVRCGRPRGYIRRFGLCRICFRELALQGKIPGVVKSSW, from the coding sequence ATGGCGAAGAAATGTATGCAATATCGAGAGTCCCGACGGGCGCATCAAAGCCAGGTCCGCAACCGCTGTGTGCGTTGCGGCAGACCGCGCGGATATATCCGCCGCTTTGGCTTGTGCCGCATCTGCTTCCGCGAACTCGCGTTGCAGGGGAAAATCCCCGGCGTTGTGAAGTCTTCATGGTAG
- the rplN gene encoding 50S ribosomal protein L14 yields the protein MIQHESRLKVADNSGARELLVIHVLGGSTRRYGSIGDVVVASVKSASPQGGVKKSEKVRAVIVRCSKEWRREDGSYIKFDDNAAVLLDADGVNPKGTRIFGPVARELREKGFMKIVSLAPEVL from the coding sequence ATGATCCAGCACGAATCCCGTCTTAAGGTGGCAGATAACTCCGGCGCGCGCGAACTGCTCGTCATCCACGTGCTGGGCGGCTCCACCCGCAGGTACGGCAGTATCGGCGATGTAGTCGTCGCTTCAGTGAAGTCCGCTTCACCGCAAGGCGGCGTGAAAAAGAGCGAGAAAGTGCGGGCGGTCATCGTCCGTTGTTCGAAGGAATGGCGGCGCGAAGACGGTTCCTACATCAAGTTTGACGATAACGCCGCGGTATTGTTGGACGCCGATGGCGTAAACCCCAAAGGCACGCGCATTTTTGGTCCTGTTGCGCGCGAGTTACGTGAAAAAGGCTTCATGAAGATCGTTTCACTCGCTCCGGAAGTGCTGTAG
- the rplV gene encoding 50S ribosomal protein L22, translating into MHDIQAHLKFLPMSAQKVRLVVDLVRGKDANDALEMLRFVNKAAALPVRKLLASAVANAEENLGISRDDLFVAQIFANEAPTRKWRRFGARGRFKPILRRNSHITVVLRERGASPES; encoded by the coding sequence ATGCATGATATTCAAGCACACTTGAAGTTTCTTCCGATGTCTGCGCAAAAGGTGAGGCTGGTCGTCGACCTCGTGCGAGGCAAAGATGCGAACGACGCGCTCGAAATGCTCCGCTTTGTGAACAAAGCCGCGGCATTGCCGGTGCGAAAATTGCTGGCTTCCGCGGTTGCCAATGCGGAAGAAAACCTCGGCATCAGCCGCGACGACCTGTTCGTGGCGCAGATCTTTGCAAACGAGGCTCCCACGCGCAAGTGGAGGCGTTTCGGCGCCCGCGGACGTTTCAAGCCGATTCTTCGCCGCAATTCGCATATCACTGTGGTCCTGCGCGAGCGCGGGGCGTCACCGGAGTCATAA
- a CDS encoding 50S ribosomal protein L18, protein MANKSRLLARTRRHARVRKHMAGTAQRPRLNVFKSLSAIYAQVIDDSAGRTLASASTVDKDLRAKVKGMKKSEQAKMIGQAIAERAKGKGIQSVVFDRGGFRYVGRVKALADGAREGGLQF, encoded by the coding sequence ATGGCGAATAAATCACGATTGTTGGCGCGAACCCGCCGGCATGCGCGTGTCCGCAAACATATGGCGGGCACAGCTCAACGTCCGCGTTTGAACGTGTTCAAGAGCCTGTCTGCGATTTACGCGCAGGTGATCGACGATAGCGCGGGCCGCACGCTCGCCTCCGCATCCACTGTGGATAAGGACCTGCGCGCGAAAGTAAAAGGCATGAAGAAGTCTGAGCAGGCAAAAATGATCGGGCAGGCGATCGCTGAACGCGCAAAGGGCAAGGGCATCCAGTCCGTTGTGTTCGACCGCGGCGGGTTTCGTTATGTGGGTCGCGTGAAGGCGCTGGCTGACGGCGCGCGCGAAGGCGGCTTGCAGTTTTAG
- the rpsS gene encoding 30S ribosomal protein S19 translates to MSRSLKKGPFVEPKLLKRIEAMNQKSEKKVIRTWSRASVIFPQMVGHTIAVHDGRRHVPIYITENMVGHRLGEFAPTRTFRGHTIGEKAATPAAS, encoded by the coding sequence ATGTCACGATCATTGAAAAAGGGACCCTTCGTGGAGCCCAAGTTGTTGAAAAGAATCGAAGCGATGAATCAGAAGAGCGAGAAGAAAGTGATTCGCACCTGGAGCCGCGCCAGTGTGATCTTCCCGCAGATGGTTGGTCATACGATCGCCGTCCATGATGGACGCCGGCATGTGCCGATCTACATCACCGAGAATATGGTTGGTCACCGCCTGGGCGAATTTGCCCCCACGCGCACCTTCCGCGGCCATACCATTGGCGAGAAAGCCGCCACGCCCGCGGCATCATAA
- the rplF gene encoding 50S ribosomal protein L6, with amino-acid sequence MSRIGRLPVAIPGGVQVTVQGSDVHVKGPKGELKRAFSPHIAITMEDGQVVVKRNSNHPAERALHGTTRAVIANMVRGVSAGFETVLEVEGVGYRAEMEGKNLALFVGYSHPVKVEPPAGISFEVDLKTRQIKVQGFDREVVGQTAAEIRGVRPPEPYHGKGIRYAGERVRRKAGKAAKGAK; translated from the coding sequence GTGTCTCGTATTGGACGTTTACCCGTGGCGATCCCGGGCGGTGTGCAGGTGACTGTGCAAGGCTCAGATGTGCACGTAAAAGGACCGAAAGGCGAACTCAAACGCGCGTTCTCTCCGCATATTGCGATTACGATGGAGGATGGGCAGGTTGTGGTGAAGCGTAATTCGAATCACCCCGCTGAACGCGCCCTTCACGGCACCACCCGCGCAGTGATTGCAAACATGGTGCGCGGTGTCAGCGCCGGCTTTGAAACGGTGCTTGAAGTGGAAGGCGTGGGATACCGCGCTGAAATGGAAGGAAAGAATCTGGCGCTGTTTGTGGGCTATTCGCACCCAGTCAAGGTGGAACCGCCTGCCGGCATTTCCTTCGAAGTGGATTTGAAAACCCGCCAGATCAAGGTACAGGGATTCGACCGCGAAGTGGTTGGGCAAACCGCCGCTGAAATTCGCGGTGTGCGTCCGCCAGAGCCATATCATGGCAAAGGCATCCGCTATGCGGGTGAACGAGTCCGCCGCAAGGCTGGCAAAGCCGCGAAAGGAGCCAAGTAA
- the rpsJ gene encoding 30S ribosomal protein S10: MTKQKIRIRLKAYDHRVLDSTAKRIVETAERSGAHVVGPVPLPTKTERFTIRRSTFIDKDSHEHYEIRTHNRLIDVLDPDSKTIDMLMRLSLPAGVDIEIKI; this comes from the coding sequence ATGACGAAACAGAAGATCCGCATCCGTTTGAAGGCGTACGATCATCGCGTCCTTGACTCGACCGCCAAGCGCATTGTCGAAACTGCCGAACGCAGTGGCGCGCATGTTGTTGGTCCCGTGCCCTTGCCAACCAAGACTGAACGGTTTACAATACGGCGCTCGACATTCATAGATAAAGACTCGCACGAGCATTATGAGATCCGCACGCACAACCGCTTGATCGATGTGCTTGACCCGGACTCGAAGACAATCGATATGTTGATGCGCTTGTCATTGCCTGCGGGCGTGGATATCGAAATAAAAATTTAG
- the rplW gene encoding 50S ribosomal protein L23 produces MTTVYDILRRPLITEKSNYLSGKLNQYSFVVADFATRKSVKDAVETLYDVKVERVNIINTSAKRGRRMRSRRMLVRKASVKKAIVTLAEGQTLQIFEGVQ; encoded by the coding sequence ATGACCACTGTGTACGATATTTTACGCCGTCCACTCATCACAGAGAAATCGAATTATCTCTCCGGCAAATTGAATCAATATTCATTTGTCGTTGCAGATTTTGCCACGCGCAAGTCCGTGAAGGACGCTGTTGAGACCTTGTACGATGTGAAGGTCGAACGTGTCAACATTATCAACACCTCCGCCAAGCGCGGTCGCAGAATGCGAAGCCGTCGTATGTTGGTTCGTAAAGCCAGCGTCAAGAAAGCGATCGTCACGTTGGCAGAGGGTCAAACCCTGCAAATCTTTGAAGGTGTGCAATAA
- the rpsH gene encoding 30S ribosomal protein S8, whose protein sequence is MSINDPIADMLTRVRNAVMAGHALVAMPNSKLKLEIAKILKDEGYLETFEVVDGEPAAHKTLRLKIKYVGERREKKPVISGLERVSTPGRRIYTKKQDIPWVLSGIGVAILSTPKGVMTGARARQLGVGGEILCKVW, encoded by the coding sequence ATGTCTATAAACGACCCAATTGCCGATATGCTCACCCGCGTTCGCAATGCCGTGATGGCAGGGCACGCGCTGGTGGCAATGCCGAACTCCAAGCTCAAACTGGAGATTGCAAAGATCCTCAAGGACGAAGGGTACCTCGAAACGTTCGAGGTAGTGGACGGCGAACCTGCCGCTCACAAGACCTTACGACTCAAGATCAAATATGTGGGCGAACGCCGCGAGAAAAAACCGGTCATTTCCGGACTGGAACGCGTGAGCACGCCCGGACGACGAATTTACACTAAGAAGCAGGACATCCCCTGGGTGCTTTCCGGGATCGGCGTTGCCATCCTCTCGACGCCCAAAGGTGTGATGACCGGCGCGCGCGCCCGACAGCTCGGCGTGGGCGGCGAAATCCTGTGTAAAGTGTGGTAA